CAGCTCTTAATTTGTTTCAATTGTTAGAGTCAAACTGTTCGGCAGTTTAGTGTTCGTGTTTTCTAAAAAATAGGTATCATTACCTAAGTGTTCCTATTATAATAAAGTCGGATTTATTTTTATTCAAAGGAGAAACACATATGAGAACTTCTATACCTTGCCCTAGTTGTGAAGAAGCACTTACTATTGAACATTTCGAGGACTTTTCTACCCCATTTACTATGAAATGTCCTCACTGTCGCGCAAAGCTTAAAGAAACGAAGATGACTCCGTTATTGCTTCTAATAGCAGTAATCGCAATTCCTTTGTTAGTTTATCTGGGTATTGCAGTACAGAGTTTCCTGGCTGGTTACTTTCCTATCATAGAAAAAGTACCTACGATATTTGTTTTTCTAGCATTCTGCTATCCTATTTATGCTTTATATGAAGCTTTTAATGCTGTTGTCATATTTAATAAAGGCAATTTACAATTGAAAAAACGCCAGTAATACATAAAAACCCCTTCATCAGGGGTTTTTTTTAGGTGCAGTTTTTAAGTCTGCTGCATCCGTATTTTCTTGGTTTTCAACCACGTGCTTAAGAATGGATAGTTTGTTATCCCAAAATTGTTCATAATACGAAAGCCATTCTTTCAATTCTGTTAGGGGCTCTGGATTCAGCCAGTAGCGTTTTTCTCTGCCGACCTTCCTCCCGCTGACCAGGTTTGCTTCTGAAAGAATGACAAGGTGCTTGGCAATGGCTGTACGGGTCATTGGAAAATGCTCCGTTATTTCTGAAATTGGCAGTTCTTTTTCAGAAAGCAGTTTTAGCACTTCTCTGCGTGTTGGATCAGCAATCGCTTGAAAAACATCATGCTTTTTTGCTGATTCCGCCATTAATTTTCAGTAACCTTTCTAAGGCTTTCAACAATTTTAACCCAGCCGTGATCCATTCTGTCACGAATAATTGAGCTTTTCTCATTTGCTTTCGGAAGAATGTCATCAGGATGCTTCCATCCGCCATGGATAAGCGTAAACTCAGTCTTGCCGTCCAACTCCTTTAAAAGAAATGACACAATCCAGCCGTCGACATCCCACGTAAAAGAGAGTCGATGGGGAGGATCGAATTCTACTACTTTACATGGAGATGGTCCAAAAGGTGTTTGTAAATGGAACTCGTGTCCTTCTTCCGGTTGAAAATCATTTGACATGAACCATGATTCGATACCTTCTGACGTTGAAACGGTGTTCCACACTTTTTGAATCGGCGCGTCAATAAGAATGGTCTGCTTAATGTCCTCCAGCTGAGTTTGATTATTATTTTCCAAAGTGATTCTCCTTTTAATATAAAATATGAAACCATTTGGTTCTGTTTCGGATTATATAACACCATTTGGTTTCGTGTCAAACTTATTAGAGCGAAAAAAATCCAAACAGGTAACAATAAATTATAATGTGGTCACAATTAATCGCAAACCGGGCAGAAAAAAGCAAAGGTGGGTAGAATAAATCGTAGCAAGGTAAGAAAAAGCTTTGTGAAACACCAACAGAATACCAAAAAAGCTCCGATTGGGAGGATTTCATCCCAATCAGAGCGTCGTTTGTCTCAAGTAATAGCAGAAACAACTACCTCCCCACAGCCTCTCCATCACTTCTTGGATCAACGCCGGCGTGCAGAAAGCCTTGTTCATCAATTAAAATGGCATGGGCATGGCCCATGACTCCGTCGAATTCAGCGACTCGATTGACGATATGGCCGGCTTTTTCCAACTCATCAGACACGTTCTGGCTGATCCTGCTTTCGAGTTTTAATTCCTGTGTGGCTTCTCCCCATGTTCTTCCCCACAAAAATCTCGGTTCATTGATGGCTTGCTGAGGATTCATGTGATAGTCAAGCATTCTTGTAATTATGGCTGCTTGAGTTTGCGGCTGTCCTTCACCGCCTTGCGTGCCGTACAAAATATACGGCTTTCCGTTTTTACACGCCATCGCGGGCATCAGCGTATGGAAGGTGCGCTTATTCGGTTCCAAACGATTCACGTGTGAAGGATCGAGAGAAAAGAAAGAGCCTCTGTTTTGCATAATGATCCCAGTATCCCCTGCAACGACGCCTGATCCAAATTCAAAGTAAATGCTTTGGATAAAGGAAACACAATTGCCTTCCTCATCGACTACGGCTGCATAAGCCGTGTCATTTCCAACCGGTTCGCTAAAACTATCTTTCGCTTTGCTGAAATCAATCGACTGTGCCATTTCACTTGCATAGGACGCGCTGAGTAATTTTTCAAGCGGGATCGGATGAAAATCGGGATCCGTTAATACGGCATTCCGGTCTTGGAAGCTTGCTTTTATCACTTCTGTCAGCAAATGATAATATTCGTAAGAACCGTGTGGTATTGATGCGAGATCATAGTTTTCAAGAATATTCAAGATCATCAAGCCAGCGAACCCTTGAGAATTAGGGGGGACTTGAAACATCGTGCAGTCACGGTAGGAAGCGGATATTGGTTCTGTCCAATTTCCGGAGTGCCCAGAAAAATCTTCGAACGTCAATAACCCCCCTTTTTCTTGCAGGCTTGTTACGATCCGTTTCGCAAGCTCGCCCTTATAAAATTCATCTCTGCCTTTTTCTGCAATCTGTTTTAAGGTATTTGCCAGATTTCGCTGTACAAATCGTTCATTTTTATTTGGAAGCCGATTGTCAGGCAGGAAAATAGATGCTGTATCGGAATCTTGGCGTAACACGTCAGCTCTTTGGACAGTATTTTCATATTGGTCGTTAGAAAGCGGAAAGCCCGAAGCCGCGTATTCGATAGCTGGTGCAAGTACTTCAGCTAATGTGAGTCTCCCGTACTTTTTCAATATTGCGTCCCAGCTGTCTATCATTCCGGGTACAGTGATAATACTTTTGATTCCTCGGTAAGGAATTGAGTCGAGTCCGCTGAAGAACTCGCGGTCAGCTTTTGATCCAGCTCGTCCGCTTCCATTATATGCACGTGCTTTTTGCTCCTTCGAGCAGTACGTTAGCCAAAATGAGTCTCCTCCGAGCCCGGTCATATGGGGATAAACAACTGCTAAGCAAGCACTCACAGCGACCGCTGCATCAAAGGCATTTCCTCCCCGCAGCAAAATTGTATTCCCGGCTGAAGAGGCCAGATAATGCGGACTTACAACCATCGTTTTTGAACCGACTAGCGATTGATTCATACTGTTTTTCCTTCCTTAGGTAAATAATCAATTTTCACAGAATCATTGGAATTATTTGCATGTTTATCAGTGAACAGGAACAATACAGAGCCTATGATCAGTAATCCACCTGATAGATAAAAACCAAACTCAAGGCTTCCGGTCAGATCGGCAAAGTATCCAGTAATATATGGGGCAAATACCGAAGAGAGCATGCCGCTGAAATTGAAAAATCCGTAAACTCTTGAATACATTGAAGCGGGTGTAATATCTGCCATATATGAGATTAAAACTGGATCCAGCGCCAGTTTTCCGAGCAATCCGTACATCACCAATCCGACGATCATTAACGAGTAGTTTTGCGTATAAGGAATGACAAATTGAAAAAGTGCTCCAGCTATGCCCAAAAATACGATCAGAGGCTTTTTGCTTTTAATTTTATCTGATAAATAACCAAACAAAATGGCACCTGGAATTGAGGCCCACGGAACTAGGGAAGCGATGATCCCTGTTTGTGACCCTTCTATTTCTCTTACGGTTTGCAAATAATACGGTAGCCAGGTCAGCATACCGAAAAATCCGTATAAGGAACAAAAGATAATAATGTAAACAAAGATATGATTTTTGGTAAATAGGAGCTTCACATTTGGTTTTTCTTGAGGCTGCTCCGCTTCATTGTTTTTTGGGGTATGGTTGTTATCACGTACAAAAATTCCAATCAGTATGGCGATAATGACTGTTGGAATCGCAAATATATAAAACGAGAATTGCCATCCATGATTTAGCGTATAAGTGAAATGGCTTGCCATAATAAATCCGAGCGAGATACCAAAAGCCATTCCGCTATTAATAATGGCAGAGACAAGTCCCCGATATTTTTTCGGGGTCGTATTGGAAGAAATGGCGTATTGAGTTCCGTAATACGTCCCTTCTCCTAGTCCGGTTAACGCGCGCATAAGCAAAAACATTCCAAAAGTTGCAGCGATTCCGCTTAAATAAGTGGCAACTCCAAACAGAAGATAACCGGCAACCAAAATCTTTACGCGGCCGAATCGATCAGCCAAAAAACCAGTGGGAATCTGCATCGCTGCATAAGCAGCAAAAAAGACGGTAGACATCAACCCTAATTGCGCCTTATCCAAATTCCACTCTTCCCCAATGCTTCCCATTACGGGTGAAAGAATGTTTCGATCAGCATACATAAAGACCCAGCCTAAAAAGAACAGAAAAATAATAAGTGCAGGATGTGTTTTTTTCATGAAATATTCTCTCCTTTTATTATCTGAATTTTGAATCATTATAGCAATGAATCATTTGGATTTATCTGATGTTGTTAGAAAACCTATCGTATTTTTTAAAAATTCGTAATTATTTACCATTATTTTCTTTCGTTATGAACAGAAAAAAATAATTTGTATTTCGAAATGAAATCGCTCTGATTTTC
This window of the Bacillus gobiensis genome carries:
- a CDS encoding ArsR/SmtB family transcription factor → MAESAKKHDVFQAIADPTRREVLKLLSEKELPISEITEHFPMTRTAIAKHLVILSEANLVSGRKVGREKRYWLNPEPLTELKEWLSYYEQFWDNKLSILKHVVENQENTDAADLKTAPKKNP
- a CDS encoding SRPBCC family protein; amino-acid sequence: MENNNQTQLEDIKQTILIDAPIQKVWNTVSTSEGIESWFMSNDFQPEEGHEFHLQTPFGPSPCKVVEFDPPHRLSFTWDVDGWIVSFLLKELDGKTEFTLIHGGWKHPDDILPKANEKSSIIRDRMDHGWVKIVESLRKVTEN
- the ggt gene encoding gamma-glutamyltransferase, whose protein sequence is MNQSLVGSKTMVVSPHYLASSAGNTILLRGGNAFDAAVAVSACLAVVYPHMTGLGGDSFWLTYCSKEQKARAYNGSGRAGSKADREFFSGLDSIPYRGIKSIITVPGMIDSWDAILKKYGRLTLAEVLAPAIEYAASGFPLSNDQYENTVQRADVLRQDSDTASIFLPDNRLPNKNERFVQRNLANTLKQIAEKGRDEFYKGELAKRIVTSLQEKGGLLTFEDFSGHSGNWTEPISASYRDCTMFQVPPNSQGFAGLMILNILENYDLASIPHGSYEYYHLLTEVIKASFQDRNAVLTDPDFHPIPLEKLLSASYASEMAQSIDFSKAKDSFSEPVGNDTAYAAVVDEEGNCVSFIQSIYFEFGSGVVAGDTGIIMQNRGSFFSLDPSHVNRLEPNKRTFHTLMPAMACKNGKPYILYGTQGGEGQPQTQAAIITRMLDYHMNPQQAINEPRFLWGRTWGEATQELKLESRISQNVSDELEKAGHIVNRVAEFDGVMGHAHAILIDEQGFLHAGVDPRSDGEAVGR
- a CDS encoding MFS transporter — its product is MKKTHPALIIFLFFLGWVFMYADRNILSPVMGSIGEEWNLDKAQLGLMSTVFFAAYAAMQIPTGFLADRFGRVKILVAGYLLFGVATYLSGIAATFGMFLLMRALTGLGEGTYYGTQYAISSNTTPKKYRGLVSAIINSGMAFGISLGFIMASHFTYTLNHGWQFSFYIFAIPTVIIAILIGIFVRDNNHTPKNNEAEQPQEKPNVKLLFTKNHIFVYIIIFCSLYGFFGMLTWLPYYLQTVREIEGSQTGIIASLVPWASIPGAILFGYLSDKIKSKKPLIVFLGIAGALFQFVIPYTQNYSLMIVGLVMYGLLGKLALDPVLISYMADITPASMYSRVYGFFNFSGMLSSVFAPYITGYFADLTGSLEFGFYLSGGLLIIGSVLFLFTDKHANNSNDSVKIDYLPKEGKTV